The following coding sequences lie in one Fusarium poae strain DAOMC 252244 chromosome 1, whole genome shotgun sequence genomic window:
- a CDS encoding hypothetical protein (MEROPS:MER0006046~BUSCO:46561at5125) yields MANIPMPYIEESSAAGRKTWDIFSKLLQERIICLNGEVNDYMSASIVAQLLWLESDTPEKPITMYINSPGGSVTSGMAIYDTMTYIKSPVSTVCIGGAASMAAILLAGGEAGKRFSLPHSSIMIHQPLGGTRGQASDIMIYANQIQKTREQSNRIMQYHLNKAKGHEKYSLEEINDLMERDKYLTPDEALDLGVIDEILTKRPETESEKKEGQSDAPKTS; encoded by the exons ATGGCTAACATCCCCATGCCGTACATTGAAGAGTCGTCT GCCGCCGGAAGAAAGACAT GGGATATCTTTTCCAAGCTTTTGCAG GAACGGATCATCTGCCTTAATGGTGAGGTCAACGACTATATGTCCGCCTCGATCGTTGCGCAGCTTCTTTGGCTCGAGTCCGATACCCCTGAAAAGCCGATCACGATGTACATCAACTCTCCAGGTGGTTCTGTCACTTCAG GAATGGCCATTTACGATACCATGACATACATCAAGTCACCAGTTTCGACAGTATGTATAGGAGGCGCTGCGTCAATGGCAGCTATCCTTCTCGCAGGAGGTGAAGCCGGCAAGAGATTCTCGCTCCCCCATAGCTCAATCATGATCCATCAACCTCTTGGTGGAACAAGAGGTCAAGCATCAGACATTATGATCTACGCAAATCAGATCCAAAAGACACGAGAGCAGTCCAACCGGATAATGCAATACCACCTCAACAAAGCCAAGGGTCACGAGAAGTACTCTCTGGAGGAGATTAACGATTTGATGGAGCGAGACAAGTACCTGACGCCGGACGAAGCCCTGGATTTGGGCGTTATCGACGAGATCCTAACCAAGAGGCCGGAAACGGAAtcggaaaagaaagaggggCAATCCGATGCACCCAAGACGAGCTAG
- a CDS encoding hypothetical protein (SECRETED:SignalP(1-18)) has translation MLFSQSIGVVALATLTTALPERKTLATREVGRLPALGWNGWNQGQCNAASEKVALATAKTFVDLGLKDAGYQYINIDDCWSTRQRDSKGNLVPDPSKWPRGIKPVADEIHRMGLKFGLYGDRGVKTCAGFPGSQGHEKQDADLLASWGVDYWKYDNCYTPCYNGNQADIQTCPNGQGPSSRPGYELMRDMLRNTGKDILYSLCNWGWDEVWTWGAQVGHMWRMSVDNWGKWEDVVRIANQAAPILKYTQPGRYNDLDMMILANGALTPAEERTHFAIWAITKSPIILGTDMTKINSEEIKLITNKGLLAINQDSLSKPAVPFTPPGTPAKANNEIYPYWSGPLSSGTVVAIVASKGNIDTKLSLSQVPGLKDQDYSWTELLTGAKGRGRTVQAKLEKHDIAVFRIDN, from the exons ATGCTTTTTTCTCAATCCATTGGGGTTGTGGCCCTTGCCACATTAACCACTGCTCTTCCTGAGCGAAAGACTCTCGCAACCCGAGAAGTTGGAAGACTCCCAGCTTTGGGATGGAACGGTTGG AATCAGGGACAATGTAATGCGGCCAGCGAGAAAGTTGCTTTGGCGACAGCCAAGACCTTCGTTGATTTGGGTCTGAAGGACGCCGGATACCAATACATCAACATAGACGATTGCTGGTCTACGAGACAGCGTGATTCGAAGGGCAACCTTGTACCCGATCCCAGTAAGTGGCCAAGAGGCATCAAGCCTGTCGCCGACGAGATCCATAGAATGGGCCTCAAGTTCGGTCTTTACGGTGACCGAGGTGTCAAGACCTGCGCCGGCTTTCCCGGAAGTCAAGGCCACGAGAAGCAAGATGCCGACCTGCTTGCCAGCTGGGGTGTTGACTACTGGAAGTACGACAACTGTTACACGCCATGCTACAACGGCAACCAAGCCGACATCCAGACCTGCCCTAACGGCCAGGGCCCCAGCTCCAGACCCGGATACGAATTGATGAGAGACATGCTCCGCAACAcaggaaaggatatcctctacTCCCTCTGCAACTGGGGCTGGGATGAGGTCTGGACTTGGGGTGCTCAGGTTGGCCACATGTGGCGTATGAGTGTCGATAACTGGGGGAAATGGGAGGATGTTGTGCGAATTGCCAATCAGGCCGCACCTATCCTTAAGTACACCCAGCCTGGTCGCTACAATGACCTCGATATGATG ATTCTTGCCAACGGTGCTTTGACACCAGCTGAGGAGCGAACTCACTTTGCAATTTGGGCCATCACCAAGTCCCCCATCATCCTCGGAACAGACATGACCAAGATCAACAGCGAAGAGATCAAGCTCATCACAAACAAG GGCCTCCTCGCGATCAACCAAGACTCACTGTCAAAGCCTGCCGTGCCTTTCACCCCTCCTGGTACCCCTGCCAAAGCCAACAACGAGATCTACCCTTACTGGTCAGGACCTCTCTCGTCCGGAACCGTTGTCGCCATTGTCGCAAGTAAGGGCAACATCGACACGAAGCTGAGCCTTTCACAAGTTCCCGGACTTAAGGACCAGGACTACTCATGGACAGAGCTCTTGACTGGTGCCAAGGGTAGGGGCAGGACTGTTCAGGCTAAGTTGGAGAAGCATGACATTGCTGTTTTCCGAATCGACAATTAG